The Phragmites australis chromosome 13, lpPhrAust1.1, whole genome shotgun sequence DNA window GgcttttttcttgttcttcacttgttgttcctcctcctccgagctctcctcctttCTTGATGAGGTGTTGATGTCGCTGAGAGTTGCCATAAATGCCCTAGAAGTCGTCTTGGTCGACTTCTTAGCTATCTTATCGCGGTTTTTATTGAAGAAGgacttcttattcttcttcttatacttgttgtagtcgtggtcgttattctccctcttcttgaactTAGGGTAGTCCGTCTTGAAGTAAGTGGTATCATCACACTCAAAATAAGCACGGGAGCCCCCCCTCCTCCGGTCTATTctattgttgtagaagtgggtgaacttcttcacgatgagagcaaggtcctcatcatccagtgcatccacctgctcctctataatagaaaccaaggaagataaAGTAAAACCACTCGATGAgctgttagcacaagaaaagctagtTCGAGCTTGATTGCCACCATTTGGTCTGAAAATCAACGCCATGTTCTAAGACAAGGAGTTTCTGAGATCAATCTGAGCAGCCTTGACTATCTCGATAGATTTGAGCTTACTCaaaagttcatcacaagttaacgtgtcataacttggtgactcttcaatactcgagatctttacttctcatatgctacattcaagagcatagagaagctcgATCACCCTCTTATGGTCGGAGTAGGGTAAAACACCAGTGGAACTAAAGTTGCtcataattccatcaaaacaagcaaacatagaATCCAAAGATTCACGGgaccttgcacaaatatttggtattcttggttgtaaaTACTTTGGCGTCTAGCCATAATCTTATTAGTACCTTCATGTAAAACACTCGGAGTAGTCCAGTTCTCATGGGTGGTTCGGAGGTGTTGAAGCCTGTCAAACTAATTttgactcaggctagtgaacaaaatatttctagccttattgTTGGTCTCATGATgtttgatttgaacctgagtcgtgcgagcagtagagatctcgtagttggaatcaactacttctcATATTACACCTTCCTTGGCTTAAAAGATAAGTCTCACTTCGCACCTTTCAATACCAAAAGTCTCTTCCATCGAATAACGAAATATCCTCACTTCTCTTCATATCGTCTACAGATCACAAAGTTGattaagatcaacaagtgatcaaaccgactCTGATACATATTACAGGACCGAGATAGACGACTCGAGGGAGTGAATAATcaccttacaaatttcttgtgaaatagatggcttactccttgttcacccaacgcACTTCAAAAAGAGAAACACAACAGAAATTTAGACTCAACCCGGAAGTTTCGATTCAAAAACTAAATTTGAAAATCTAACAAAAGATGGATCCCATGGTTGTAATCAAATCCTAGATTCCATAGCAAACCAATCTATGTTTTAACCCCacacaaaaattatatatttaggAGAAACACCGAAAGCTTAAGGAGATGATCATCGAGTGAAGAAAATCTCCAAATTGATGAATTAGAGGTAAAGAAATTCAATACTCAATTATGTACTTTTGTGAACAAGTCCCGCGGCGGCGTGCTGGTCGGCCTCGCCGCAAGCGGCATCGTGGCCACCGCTGCGGACCTGATGCAGGACTTAGAGACCGGGTACATGACGCTTGCCTCGCCGCGGTCCATGTTCATCAGCCAGGTGATCGGGACCGCCATGGGCTGCGTCATCGGCCCTTGCGTCTTCTGGTTCTTCTACCCCGCGTTCCACGGCGTCGGCACGGAGGGCAGCGCGTACCCGGCGCCCTACGCACTCATCTACCGCAACGTGGCCATCCTCGGCGTCGACGGCTTCTCCAAGCTCCCGAGGAACTGCCTCGCGTTCTGCTGCGTCTTCTTCGTCGGCGCTATCGCCGTCAACGTATCGAAGGACCTGGCGCCGAGGAAGGTGGCGAGGTTCATACCGCTGCCCATGGCGATGGCCATCCCGTTCTACATAAAGGTTATCTTCGCTTATTTATTCTCTGCTCTGAGTATAGTTAACCGTATGACCATTTTTCTGGATTCTGCATATGAGCAGCCACTGGGTAATCATGCCCCTTGATCTTTATTCTTTACATTACACATGATCATCTTAGATTCACATATATACCATTCAAATCATATAGCCAGTAGGCTGCAAATCACCCAACTACCTTCTGGCTGAGCAAGTGGTAGCGATTTGCATTCCAGCATCATTTTGCAGTAGTATCCGCTGCATGCAGCATTATAGGATGAAATTCCCTTGGTACCTCAGAGATGTGCAGTATTTCAGTTAGCCGCTTTATCCAGAGTTCTCTTCAGATCAAGAAGTTTTGACCACCTTTGGCTGGaactcttcttcttctggttACCAGCGTCTGTGGATTTGAAATACAAACAATCTTGACAGAGATCTCTAAATCAGAAACTGAAAATAAGTGCAGATAATCTTAGCAAGGGCGTACATTGCCATACAACCGTAGACTTTTCGCAGGCCTCCGAACAAGAACTCTGCATATGATGACAACATATTAATCTGTAACATAACAGGTAGTCATCACTAATCAACATGGCATGCTGTAGGCTGTAAGGGCCGTTATTTCACCTTAGCCGATGCCGTTAATCGTACAGTCTCTTGGATTACCGAGTCTAGATCAATCTCTTCTCCTGGTCTCACATAGATGACCTGTTTACAAGTAGAAAGAAGCTGTGACAGTATCCTGAGTTCGTGACTCTCAGACTGATTGAAGTGCTGCTTCAGAAGTTGGAGTAAGAACAGAAATGTGAGTGCTGCTTCAGAACTCATACCGATGGATCGCTGTCACCGAGATCAGGCAGCCCACTCTGATTTTTCCTGGATGAGGACAGAACCGTGAGATCGAAGTGCTCATCGATCTGCAGAGCAAGACCATGTCAGTTCTGACTAATGCTTCTGAGTTAGTGCAACATGAAGAATTCAAGTCAGAGTACAGTACGTCTGTGCAGTAGGGCGAGGAGCAGGAGTCACATATTTTTCTGAACGATGTGAGGACTCGCCCTTTTATCGACATCCCAAACTGAGTGTGCTGAAATCAGATCACACAAATATCAGTTCTTGTCTGCATCTACCTACTTGATCCGAATCACTGCATGTTCTTCAGACGCAGCAATTTGAGGTTTTTCTTCAGACGCAGCAATTAGATGCCGTAAGCCGAGTCAATTACCTGCTGAACCAGAAGGTGCACGAGGACATCAGCATCCGTCTGCCCGTCCTCGATCAGGTCGTCCAAGTGCAGCTGCCGCAGCGTCAGGTCGAACTCGCTGCTCCACTGATCCCCTCCCCCGCACGACGTTCCGACGGAGACGAGGCTCTGCCGCGCGCCGGTTCCCCTCCGGCGGCTCCTTCGGAGGCTCTGAATCGAAAACAAGCAGCTAGCAGACGATGAGCTGCCGCAGATCATCGAAACAAACCATCCTCGGCTCATCCGAGCAGCAGTCCAGTAGAAGTATGCACCTGTGTAACTTGGGCTTTCTTCAGTGGCTCAGTCCGGTAAGCATCGTCTTCAGTCGGAAGCCGCGCTTGAACGGCGAAGTTTCTGCACCTGGCGCGGCTTCGGTTGCATGGGAACTGCGTCGTGATCGGGTTCGGCTGCAGCCTCAGCGGCTGGTTGCAAGCTCTTGCCATGATCTTCGGGCTGTGCAGCCGAGGTTGGACTAGACCGCGCTGGCGCGAGTGCTGGAGATACTACTGCTACCTTATCAGCTTATCTTTTGCTCCACCGTGGCATTGGTGACATGTGGCATTGGGTTAACGCACGTAACAGCTAGCGATGGCAATTGGTACGGGTAGTCCTCTCATATCTGTATTTGTCGATTTTTTATCTATCTATTGCTATACTTACGAACGCTTGCGAGTGAAAAGTTTACTCTAAATGCGTTACTCACAGGTATACCTGTTTACTCGTGAGGCGTGACTACGGCGACGGCGAGATATGACGGTGGGATGGGCTAAGGCGAcatggcagggtggcacggGGTGCCAACAGCGAGATGGGGTGGGCCGGGGCGGTGCGATATAGAGCAGTGACGGCACGATGGGGTGAATCAGGATATGGTATTTATATGATGTAGAATGTTAGAGTTTGGAgatgaaatatttatatagtaGGTATACGGGTTTCACGGGTATAGATATGTCTTATCTATATACGTACTCACATACCCGTTAggtagtattttttatttatgaacATATCTGTGAGTACTATTTGCTATtaatattctatcatattcAAGTATTTATTCGTAAGTAAATGAATAATCAGGATAAATTATCATCCCTAGTAACAGCTTCAAGAGGCACTGAACCACATAGTAGTGATACCCTTCATTTTTTACATATTACATATATGCCCttcatgtatgtatttttttaagtcTCAACATTTAAGTACAAGATGTAGTATATGAATACACGTTAAACGCATATCATATTGTACACATGTACAACATATATACGCACCATTTGTCGCTAAGTTACAAAGACAGGCACATCACAATCTTATTGTAGCTTAGTACGCATGAGGCTAGTGATTAAGTAGAACAGCCAGATGCGATGCAGGAATTAAACCCAGATGAATAAGATGAGCACCATCGCTCTCAACGACCGAGCAAAGCTCGTTCTTCCTTCATGTATGTTATGATACATATATCACTGATGTTTGCGTTACAAAATAATTGACCGAGCTGTGCTACTAAATTTCATGATGAATTAGCCAGGATTGTCATTAATGGTTAATGACATTTTGGACTCTCGTAATTGAGATTTTCGTCAAAAAAAGGGCAAAGGCAAGATTGGTGTAGTGTTGAGGCGGGGTAGCGGGAGCCTAGAGGTAGTAGTCATCATGGAttaaaattttgtcaaaattttaaaattttataaattttgaagggaatgaaatatctaatttttgaagaaaaaaaatcactgacATTTAGTACTCACGTAGCAATGGACGAAAATTCGACGAAATTTCGtaaatttcattcttttctgcCGGTGAAAAGAAATTATAAGACAAA harbors:
- the LOC133889537 gene encoding probable metal-nicotianamine transporter YSL12, translating into MTKKAVKSRGGVLVGLAASGIVATAADLMQDLETGYMTLASPRSMFISQVIGTAMGCVIGPCVFWFFYPAFHGVGTEGSAYPAPYALIYRNVAILGVDGFSKLPRNCLAFCCVFFVGAIAVNVSKDLAPRKVARFIPLPMAMAIPFYIKVIFAYLFSALSIVNRMTIFLDSAYEQPLGNHAP
- the LOC133889384 gene encoding large ribosomal RNA subunit accumulation protein YCED homolog 2, chloroplastic, which produces MARACNQPLRLQPNPITTQFPCNRSRARCRNFAVQARLPTEDDAYRTEPLKKAQVTQSLRRSRRRGTGARQSLVSVGTSCGGGDQWSSEFDLTLRQLHLDDLIEDGQTDADVLVHLLVQQHTQFGMSIKGRVLTSFRKICDSCSSPYCTDIDEHFDLTVLSSSRKNQSGLPDLGDSDPSVIYVRPGEEIDLDSVIQETVRLTASAKSSCSEACEKSTVVWQYAGNQKKKSSSQRWSKLLDLKRTLDKAAN